A single Pseudanabaenaceae cyanobacterium SKYG29 DNA region contains:
- a CDS encoding methyltransferase domain-containing protein, producing the protein MKLHIGGREKHPDWKILDVEPRPEVDFVADATNLSQFPSNSCDAIYASHVLEHFHHGISGEVLNVLKEWYRVLKPGGIIYLSVPDLDKLCWLYTRPGISFEEKLRIMAILYGTQTNIYDVHKVGFDYQILYYYLSMAGFINIQQVERFNIFNDCSNFCIRGELISLNVVATKKQGWSIEYV; encoded by the coding sequence ATGAAGCTGCATATTGGAGGGAGAGAAAAACATCCTGACTGGAAAATACTCGATGTTGAGCCAAGACCAGAGGTTGATTTTGTAGCAGATGCCACTAATCTTAGTCAATTTCCTAGTAATAGTTGTGATGCCATCTATGCTAGCCATGTACTTGAACACTTTCACCATGGCATAAGTGGGGAAGTGTTGAATGTGTTAAAAGAGTGGTATAGAGTTCTTAAGCCTGGTGGAATAATTTACCTGAGTGTTCCTGACTTGGATAAGCTTTGCTGGCTTTATACTAGACCGGGTATATCTTTTGAGGAAAAGCTGCGGATAATGGCTATTCTATATGGTACTCAGACGAATATATATGACGTTCACAAAGTAGGCTTTGATTACCAAATTCTTTACTACTACTTGAGTATGGCCGGATTTATAAACATACAACAGGTTGAAAGATTTAACATTTTTAATGATTGCTCTAATTTTTGTATTAGAGGAGAATTAATTAGTCTCAATGTGGTAGCCACTAAGAAACAAGGATGGAGTATAGAATATGTTTGA
- a CDS encoding FkbM family methyltransferase: MFDIREILGSNTPLVKVVAVGASWTGGDERFYTLLDQRLATLVGFEPNNEEYIKLQQLADDRNKTLGFECYKYLPYAIGDGKLRAFHILQDSYNSSILVPNYAIHHYIETVPNEFAIRNVETVQTIRLDDIQDITDIDYLHLDTQGFELNILEGLRKKLKQIVVLHTEVCFIDLYQNQPLFGDVDIYLRQNGFYFHHLERISGRTCLPFSFGELGTYSQQAWADFVYVPAYDRIYSLPSQKLLALAVIAHAAYNHWDLAGHALLVHDRVFGTDYAPKYKERVLAAIKPREPEVSLSVEDKKRAELSAFINDVIHNNRVEQYLEATGRLAEFADLLDVSDPNHQYAWVSCLAVSIVNLFYKCSVAKNEVVYDRLLEVYRSVRKRSAQFIIKLDDESLVNLFASFLEPLVDSLSLCQRNYRFPLEEDEEGAVKKMTQRCNQMLENSQQSGVMQLLLALRLYKMPHQLEIPFHRFNLTGCFLNYYVCTYLNYSFIFSTYPKEYEEYYNLIEARLNIFTNCLDENKADWVAILPKFISNFYYFNLYLSAKASTNLRSNISKLVMRLLQLSNPSTNLDHTFTTIGDRNRYRVGILVNNTGGADINAGLPYIQNLDDDRFQTYLYSFAIHDAMPQVAHLHRLLPADLNEAVSLIRSDDLDLLIIGTNITFNFGYLTSTLSHYRLARVQIATPLCPITTGIANVDYFLSGTYSEANSEPEAYTEKLVTVDGSGLCFSSLFAETSTSLQSFSRADFGIPIGATVYTSGANPVKSSPEVCRAWITILKNCPNSYLLIYPFYSGWILLEGLKISYKRYFLELARLHGIEDNRVIVLQDRFPSRNDLVSFLGSITDVYLDSFPFTGAFSILDPLDAGVPVVTLKGKYLRQAQAGALLQEIDLEELVTRSVEDYISLAVRLGTDNSLRESYRQKIRTAMLAPPFRNTKLFAQKLSNVYLQLVEEWRQKRKDVG, from the coding sequence ATGTTTGATATCAGGGAGATTCTAGGTTCTAACACTCCTCTAGTCAAGGTTGTTGCAGTTGGTGCTTCTTGGACAGGAGGAGATGAAAGATTTTATACCTTACTTGACCAGAGACTAGCAACTCTAGTAGGTTTTGAGCCAAATAATGAAGAGTATATTAAGCTACAACAGTTAGCAGATGATCGAAACAAAACTTTGGGATTTGAATGCTACAAGTATCTTCCCTACGCGATCGGAGATGGTAAGCTTAGGGCTTTTCATATCTTACAAGATTCCTATAATTCTTCAATTTTAGTACCCAATTATGCTATTCACCATTATATAGAGACTGTGCCTAATGAATTTGCCATCAGAAATGTTGAAACAGTGCAAACAATTAGACTTGATGATATCCAAGATATTACGGATATTGACTATCTTCATCTAGATACTCAAGGGTTCGAGCTAAATATTTTGGAGGGGCTGCGAAAGAAGCTAAAGCAAATTGTCGTTTTACACACTGAAGTTTGCTTCATTGATCTTTATCAAAACCAGCCTTTGTTTGGTGATGTTGACATTTATCTTAGGCAAAATGGGTTTTATTTTCATCACTTGGAAAGGATCAGTGGACGCACTTGTCTACCTTTCAGTTTTGGGGAACTAGGTACTTACAGTCAGCAGGCATGGGCTGATTTTGTTTACGTTCCAGCTTACGATCGGATTTATAGTCTGCCATCACAGAAATTACTCGCCTTAGCAGTGATTGCCCACGCAGCATATAATCACTGGGACTTGGCTGGTCATGCTTTACTAGTCCACGATCGGGTCTTTGGTACTGACTATGCCCCGAAATATAAAGAAAGAGTGTTAGCTGCTATTAAACCTAGAGAACCTGAAGTAAGTCTTAGTGTAGAAGACAAAAAACGGGCAGAGCTTTCTGCTTTTATCAATGATGTAATCCATAACAATCGAGTAGAGCAATATCTAGAGGCTACGGGAAGATTAGCTGAATTTGCTGACCTTTTAGATGTTAGTGATCCAAATCATCAATACGCTTGGGTAAGTTGCTTAGCAGTCAGTATTGTAAATCTATTCTATAAGTGCTCTGTAGCTAAAAATGAAGTTGTGTATGACAGGTTATTGGAAGTGTACCGATCGGTAAGAAAGCGGTCAGCCCAGTTTATTATCAAGCTAGATGACGAATCACTAGTGAATTTGTTTGCCAGTTTTCTAGAACCATTAGTAGATTCTTTGTCATTGTGTCAGCGTAACTACAGGTTTCCACTAGAAGAAGATGAGGAAGGAGCAGTTAAAAAGATGACACAAAGATGCAATCAAATGTTAGAAAATTCGCAACAAAGTGGTGTGATGCAACTTTTATTAGCTTTGCGTCTCTACAAAATGCCCCATCAATTAGAAATTCCTTTCCATCGCTTTAATCTTACAGGATGCTTTCTCAACTACTATGTCTGCACATACCTGAACTACAGTTTTATATTTTCAACTTATCCTAAAGAATATGAGGAATACTACAATCTGATAGAAGCGAGACTAAATATATTTACTAACTGCCTAGATGAAAATAAGGCAGATTGGGTGGCTATTTTACCTAAATTCATCTCTAATTTTTACTATTTCAACCTTTATCTATCTGCCAAAGCATCAACCAATCTACGTTCTAATATATCAAAGTTGGTGATGAGATTGTTGCAGCTGAGTAATCCAAGTACAAACTTGGATCATACTTTTACCACAATAGGAGACAGAAATAGGTACCGAGTTGGAATACTCGTTAATAATACAGGAGGTGCAGACATCAATGCTGGTTTACCTTATATCCAAAATTTAGACGATGATAGGTTTCAAACTTACCTCTACTCCTTCGCGATTCATGATGCTATGCCCCAAGTAGCACACTTACACAGACTTCTCCCCGCAGATCTCAATGAAGCCGTAAGTCTAATCCGATCGGATGATCTTGATTTGTTAATAATTGGAACAAATATTACCTTTAATTTTGGCTATCTTACCAGCACTCTGTCACACTACAGATTAGCAAGGGTACAGATTGCTACACCTTTGTGCCCGATTACTACAGGAATTGCCAATGTTGACTACTTTCTTTCGGGAACATACTCAGAGGCAAACTCGGAGCCTGAAGCATACACAGAGAAACTAGTGACTGTAGATGGCTCAGGACTATGTTTTAGTTCACTTTTTGCCGAAACATCTACTTCTCTTCAATCTTTTTCTAGGGCTGATTTTGGTATTCCGATCGGGGCTACAGTCTACACTTCTGGTGCTAATCCTGTCAAATCTTCTCCTGAGGTTTGTCGAGCATGGATAACTATCCTCAAGAACTGCCCTAATTCATACCTCCTTATCTATCCATTTTATTCAGGGTGGATACTCCTTGAAGGACTAAAAATTTCTTATAAGAGATACTTTTTGGAGTTGGCAAGGCTTCATGGTATTGAAGATAATAGAGTGATTGTATTGCAAGACAGATTCCCTAGTAGAAATGACCTTGTATCTTTCTTGGGTAGTATTACAGATGTCTATTTAGACTCTTTCCCTTTCACAGGAGCTTTTTCCATCCTCGACCCTCTCGATGCAGGAGTTCCAGTTGTTACTCTCAAAGGCAAGTATTTACGTCAAGCTCAGGCTGGGGCCCTGCTACAAGAAATTGATTTGGAAGAATTGGTGACAAGGAGTGTGGAGGACTACATCAGTCTTGCGGTTCGTTTAGGTACAGACAACTCTCTCAGGGAAAGTTATAGGCAGAAAATAAGGACTGCCATGCTTGCCCCACCCTTTAGGAACACAAAACTTTTTGCTCAAAAGTTGAGTAATGTTTACCTACAGCTTGTGGAAGAGTGGCGGCAGAAAAGAAAGGATGTAGGCTAA
- a CDS encoding flavin monoamine oxidase family protein, with amino-acid sequence MKRRDFLIRVAAAGGSTYAAMRALDLIANPAKAQTGPVRLTRPKERRRVIIIGAGVAGLTAAYELGKVGYDTVILEARNRPGGRCWTLRDGDSFEEIAVAATGSAGAGTTPNQIITANFSRGQYFNPGPARIPQHHVTLDYCRELGVALEVFSNLNRQQYYFNEAGATISISGNNAPVGGRLAGKKIRVRAALADTRGYLSELLAKAVDKGALDQELSGVDKERLLEFLRTYGALGTRETGFAYTGGSRRGWSNFDVDTNVETGEAPGAVGRRGNSGKPYTLADLLALRFANYEAFESGSEQQMLMYEPVGGIDAIVQGFIRQPSVGPRVRYNAEVTEIRKTSSGVRVVTTQGTFEGDYCICTIPLSVLRLLANAGKTDFSAAMVSAIDQVGRNYAVTGKAAFETNRRFWEEDEDIYGGITNCSFNTSVPGANFIPQLSTIWYPSSGFGSDRGVLVGYYNFGVNAANFGLLRDSDRIRIAVAQAAKIHPQLNQTFVSGVSVYWPAVKYSLGGWSSSGIDTYPASVVSTLSSRDGNIWLAGEHMSNLTGWLAGAIESAKLVVQQINQLG; translated from the coding sequence ATGAAAAGAAGGGATTTTTTAATCAGAGTTGCTGCAGCAGGTGGTTCTACTTATGCAGCCATGCGTGCTCTGGATTTAATTGCCAATCCTGCTAAAGCCCAGACTGGACCAGTTCGCCTCACACGACCGAAGGAAAGACGGCGAGTGATCATCATTGGGGCAGGAGTGGCAGGGCTAACTGCTGCCTATGAATTGGGCAAGGTTGGTTATGACACAGTCATCCTGGAAGCCCGCAACCGACCAGGGGGCAGGTGTTGGACTCTGCGGGACGGAGATTCTTTTGAGGAGATAGCAGTGGCTGCTACAGGTTCTGCAGGCGCAGGTACTACCCCTAACCAGATCATCACTGCCAACTTCAGTCGCGGACAATATTTCAATCCGGGTCCAGCTCGGATTCCGCAACACCATGTCACACTGGATTACTGTCGCGAACTGGGAGTTGCCCTAGAAGTCTTTTCTAACCTCAACCGCCAGCAATACTACTTCAATGAGGCGGGAGCCACAATCTCTATCAGTGGCAACAATGCGCCGGTGGGAGGCAGGCTGGCAGGTAAAAAGATCAGAGTAAGAGCTGCTCTGGCGGATACAAGGGGTTACTTATCCGAACTGTTGGCAAAGGCGGTGGACAAAGGTGCCCTAGACCAGGAATTGAGCGGTGTGGATAAAGAAAGGTTGTTAGAATTTCTCCGTACTTATGGTGCTCTAGGTACTAGGGAAACGGGGTTTGCCTACACAGGTGGTTCGCGGCGAGGCTGGTCCAACTTTGATGTAGATACAAATGTGGAGACGGGGGAAGCCCCAGGAGCAGTCGGTAGGCGGGGTAATTCTGGCAAACCCTATACCCTGGCAGATTTACTAGCACTGCGATTTGCCAACTATGAAGCCTTCGAATCAGGCTCGGAGCAGCAGATGTTGATGTACGAACCCGTAGGGGGAATAGACGCGATCGTGCAGGGGTTTATCCGTCAGCCTAGTGTTGGTCCAAGAGTCCGTTACAATGCAGAAGTGACAGAGATTCGCAAGACTAGTAGTGGTGTAAGAGTTGTCACTACCCAGGGTACTTTTGAGGGAGATTACTGTATTTGTACTATCCCGCTCTCTGTCCTGCGGTTACTGGCAAATGCGGGCAAAACCGATTTCAGTGCGGCTATGGTCAGTGCCATCGACCAAGTTGGTCGCAACTATGCTGTGACAGGTAAAGCTGCTTTTGAAACCAATCGCCGTTTTTGGGAAGAGGACGAGGACATCTATGGGGGCATTACTAACTGTAGCTTTAATACTTCTGTCCCAGGGGCTAACTTTATCCCCCAACTCAGTACAATTTGGTACCCCTCCAGTGGTTTTGGTTCCGATCGGGGGGTATTGGTAGGGTATTACAATTTCGGGGTCAATGCGGCTAACTTCGGTCTGCTGCGCGATAGCGATCGTATCAGAATTGCTGTTGCCCAGGCAGCTAAAATTCACCCGCAGTTGAATCAAACTTTTGTATCGGGTGTGTCAGTTTATTGGCCCGCTGTTAAGTACAGTTTGGGGGGCTGGTCAAGCAGTGGCATTGATACCTATCCTGCTAGCGTTGTCTCCACCCTCAGTAGTAGGGATGGCAATATTTGGCTAGCGGGGGAACACATGAGTAATCTCACCGGTTGGTTAGCTGGTGCTATAGAGTCGGCGAAGTTAGTTGTGCAACAAATCAATCAGTTAGGATAA
- a CDS encoding PPC domain-containing protein yields the protein MEPNDSIALASFTGLLAGSTFRVREEIGNLAFRNLAETAPALDVDFYRVEMERGDILSLSLLPGGSLRTAVQIFDSLGVPVVSELRLTRFDFIAPASGAYFVAISSRDNISYDPARILSGTPLVAGSRGTYTLELTRHAGDFLLEPNDTIATAIPTGLSTQQPGAFVKSGFITAGDVDVFAVTLEAGDKLKVKTQTLRESNLDSFLRLFDAQGNLLASNDDARPDTRDAYLEFVAPNTGVYFLGLSDRTNATYNPLVSQPSPSQLGGGYIIAIAVDGAPPEQVLDDVPATAIPTGLSSALPGQRVFNSAIGNNAQGGRDRDLYSLEMSAGDRLVLRIDTPPLSDLDSVLRVFDAGGRELAFNDDDPGRNSQDSLLEFVAPVSGRFFVGVSDFANNAYDPLVLGSGRPGNTGSYRLTVTLEGRPGQEPNDSLPQATPLSISGRTPSVQVDGYIGNNPFLPAALDVDIYRLDLLPGMGITASVSILALSSGLIPGLKIFDSAGAVIAEDRSAAVPALATQFKTSVIEFRQTTGGTYFIGVSDVDNFDYSPLRPASGNFNGLIGNYQLTVTLTS from the coding sequence ATGGAACCAAATGACAGTATTGCTTTGGCTAGTTTTACGGGGTTACTAGCGGGGAGCACGTTTAGGGTTAGAGAGGAGATTGGCAACTTAGCCTTCCGCAACTTGGCGGAGACAGCCCCTGCCCTTGATGTGGATTTTTACCGCGTGGAGATGGAGAGGGGAGACATTTTATCCCTCAGTTTGTTACCTGGTGGCTCTCTCCGTACCGCTGTACAAATTTTTGACTCCCTGGGCGTGCCTGTGGTCAGTGAATTGAGGTTAACTAGGTTTGATTTTATTGCCCCTGCCTCTGGTGCCTATTTTGTTGCAATCAGTAGCAGAGACAACATCAGCTATGACCCAGCTAGGATTCTCAGTGGTACACCCCTGGTGGCGGGGAGTAGGGGAACGTATACTTTGGAATTGACTAGACATGCTGGGGACTTTCTTCTAGAGCCGAATGATACAATTGCTACAGCAATCCCTACAGGCTTGAGCACGCAACAACCGGGGGCTTTTGTCAAGAGCGGGTTTATCACTGCAGGGGATGTGGATGTCTTCGCGGTGACCCTGGAAGCAGGGGACAAACTCAAGGTCAAAACCCAAACCCTCAGGGAAAGTAATCTAGACTCGTTTTTAAGGTTGTTTGATGCCCAGGGGAATTTGCTAGCTAGCAATGATGATGCCAGACCTGATACTAGGGATGCCTACTTGGAATTTGTCGCTCCCAACACTGGTGTTTATTTTTTAGGCTTGAGCGATCGGACTAACGCTACCTACAACCCCTTAGTCAGTCAACCCAGTCCCAGCCAGTTGGGGGGCGGCTACATTATTGCCATCGCGGTGGATGGTGCTCCCCCAGAGCAGGTTCTAGATGATGTGCCAGCAACGGCTATACCAACGGGTCTGAGTTCAGCTCTGCCAGGACAAAGAGTCTTTAATAGCGCGATCGGCAATAATGCCCAGGGCGGGCGCGATCGGGATTTATACAGCCTAGAGATGAGTGCCGGGGATCGCTTAGTTCTGCGCATCGATACACCGCCTTTGAGTGATTTAGACAGTGTTTTGCGGGTATTTGATGCAGGAGGCAGGGAGTTGGCATTCAATGATGATGACCCTGGTCGCAATAGTCAGGACTCCTTATTAGAATTTGTTGCGCCTGTTTCCGGCCGCTTTTTTGTGGGAGTGAGTGATTTTGCCAACAATGCCTATGACCCTCTCGTACTAGGCAGTGGTCGACCTGGTAATACAGGCAGCTACCGCTTGACAGTAACACTAGAGGGCAGACCAGGGCAAGAACCTAATGATAGCCTCCCCCAAGCCACTCCCCTCAGTATCAGTGGTCGCACCCCCTCTGTCCAAGTCGATGGCTACATTGGCAATAATCCTTTTCTGCCAGCAGCACTAGATGTAGATATTTATAGGTTGGATTTATTACCTGGTATGGGCATTACAGCCAGTGTGTCCATCCTCGCTTTGAGTAGTGGCTTGATTCCAGGGCTGAAGATTTTTGACAGTGCTGGGGCAGTTATAGCAGAAGACCGATCGGCGGCAGTGCCTGCCTTGGCTACTCAGTTTAAGACATCCGTCATAGAATTTCGCCAAACGACAGGAGGGACTTACTTTATTGGTGTGAGTGATGTTGATAACTTCGACTACAGTCCTTTGCGACCAGCAAGCGGCAACTTTAATGGTTTAATTGGCAATTACCAACTGACCGTCACCCTAACGTCTTAG
- a CDS encoding branched-chain amino acid ABC transporter permease, translating into MINYLITVFIQAAIYALFSLGLNLQWGIAGLVNFGHVAFVTIGGYAVALLTRTGGLPWSVAVLVGVGLGIVLALLVGFTTLRLREDYLAIVTIGIAEIVRLITNNEEWLTQGTRGVFGYQIPFLTAVAPQQYNFLFALGLVVTIAFIFWQLEWLIRSPWGRVLKAIREDETVATALGKNVFAYKLQAFIFGGVIAAIAGAFFAWYLKAVYPTTFTALMTFEAWTIVAIGGAGNNIGVLLGAIFYQFYTTIPRFLPEAIKQALGGGRIEAIQVILIGLTLIAVMVWRPQGLLGKKAELALRR; encoded by the coding sequence ATGATTAACTACCTGATTACAGTTTTTATTCAGGCGGCAATCTACGCTTTGTTTAGTTTGGGCTTAAATTTGCAGTGGGGTATAGCCGGTCTAGTCAACTTTGGTCATGTGGCTTTTGTCACCATTGGTGGCTATGCCGTTGCTCTCCTAACCCGCACAGGGGGGTTACCTTGGTCGGTAGCGGTGTTGGTGGGGGTGGGGCTAGGGATTGTGTTAGCTTTGCTGGTGGGCTTTACTACTTTGAGATTACGGGAGGATTATTTAGCTATAGTCACGATCGGTATTGCCGAAATCGTACGTTTAATCACTAACAATGAAGAGTGGCTTACCCAGGGGACAAGGGGGGTATTTGGCTATCAGATTCCTTTTCTTACCGCGGTTGCTCCCCAGCAATATAACTTTTTATTTGCCCTCGGTTTGGTGGTCACGATCGCCTTTATTTTTTGGCAGTTAGAGTGGTTAATCCGATCCCCCTGGGGGAGAGTCCTCAAAGCAATTCGGGAGGACGAAACAGTAGCCACTGCCCTTGGCAAAAATGTTTTTGCCTACAAATTACAAGCCTTTATCTTTGGCGGTGTCATTGCTGCTATAGCGGGAGCCTTTTTTGCCTGGTATTTGAAAGCTGTTTACCCTACTACCTTTACTGCCCTGATGACCTTTGAGGCATGGACGATCGTGGCGATCGGAGGCGCAGGGAACAACATAGGAGTACTGCTAGGGGCAATTTTCTATCAGTTCTATACTACTATTCCCCGCTTTCTCCCTGAGGCAATCAAGCAAGCATTAGGGGGTGGCAGAATTGAGGCAATCCAGGTAATTTTAATTGGTCTTACGTTGATAGCTGTAATGGTGTGGCGACCCCAGGGTTTACTGGGCAAAAAAGCAGAGCTGGCTCTAAGACGTTAG
- a CDS encoding DUF561 domain-containing protein, whose product MLEVRGLPAPLQTAFSQRRALKIIAGLNNFDAVSVKQIVQAAHEGGATFVDIAADRGLVQVAKEHTDLPICVSAVEVHQLVEGVNAGADLVEIGNYDCFYRSGRRFTAEEVINLTRSVRTQLPYTPLSVTVPHTLPLSEQVHLAEELVRLGANIIQTEGGKSANPIHSGTLGMMEKAVPTLAAAYEISRAVKVPVLCASGITNVTAPLAIAAGAAGVGVGSAVRQLKDMVAMVAAVRALREALEKDHSGVKTPITHVAI is encoded by the coding sequence ATGCTAGAAGTTCGTGGTTTACCTGCTCCTCTGCAGACTGCCTTTTCCCAAAGACGTGCCCTCAAGATTATTGCAGGGCTGAATAACTTCGATGCTGTGTCTGTCAAACAAATCGTCCAAGCTGCCCATGAGGGGGGGGCGACTTTTGTCGATATTGCTGCCGATCGGGGTCTCGTCCAGGTAGCCAAGGAACATACTGATCTACCTATTTGTGTTTCCGCTGTGGAAGTCCACCAATTGGTAGAAGGGGTAAACGCAGGGGCAGACCTTGTGGAAATTGGCAATTACGACTGTTTTTATCGATCGGGCAGGAGATTTACCGCCGAGGAAGTAATAAACCTGACTCGATCGGTACGTACCCAGCTACCCTACACCCCCCTCTCTGTCACTGTACCCCACACCCTCCCCCTGAGTGAACAGGTACATTTAGCGGAAGAGTTGGTACGTTTAGGGGCAAACATTATCCAAACCGAAGGGGGCAAGAGCGCTAATCCCATCCACAGCGGTACTCTAGGCATGATGGAAAAAGCAGTCCCTACCCTCGCTGCTGCCTATGAAATCAGTCGAGCGGTGAAGGTACCAGTCCTTTGTGCTTCGGGGATTACCAATGTCACTGCACCTTTGGCGATTGCGGCGGGGGCAGCGGGAGTAGGCGTGGGTTCAGCAGTACGCCAACTCAAGGATATGGTAGCCATGGTAGCAGCAGTGCGTGCCCTCCGAGAAGCCCTAGAAAAAGATCACTCTGGAGTCAAAACCCCGATTACGCATGTCGCGATTTAG
- a CDS encoding GAF domain-containing protein: protein MEQEHLKSMSEEVTRLEQTVTNLLTLIKVVSQKYELRTFLSLVLRKARLLTQSDAGSIYLIDREDAIPYICFAVSQNSSHPEKSLEYFAVPLDRSSLVGYVAVTGETLNIPDVQALPPDAPYSHKKTIEAELDYISRSILTLPVVTSQGEVAAVIQLINRKVSPEVVVKPDNLAEVVVPFTDWDVELLRGLSSLVGIAIERQELMNKIYE, encoded by the coding sequence ATGGAGCAAGAACACCTTAAATCTATGTCGGAAGAAGTCACCCGCCTGGAACAGACTGTAACCAACCTGTTAACTCTCATTAAAGTTGTCTCCCAGAAGTATGAGTTACGTACTTTCCTGAGTTTAGTGCTGCGTAAGGCGAGACTTTTGACTCAAAGTGATGCCGGTAGTATTTACTTAATCGATCGGGAAGATGCTATCCCCTACATTTGTTTTGCTGTCTCCCAGAATAGCTCTCACCCCGAAAAATCCCTGGAATATTTTGCTGTTCCCCTCGATCGCAGCAGTCTGGTTGGCTATGTCGCTGTGACAGGGGAAACCCTTAACATCCCTGATGTGCAGGCACTGCCGCCCGACGCCCCCTACAGCCATAAGAAAACAATCGAGGCGGAACTTGACTACATCTCCCGCTCGATTCTCACCCTCCCTGTTGTCACCTCTCAAGGGGAAGTAGCTGCGGTGATCCAGTTGATCAATCGTAAAGTTAGTCCAGAGGTAGTAGTGAAACCTGATAACTTAGCAGAGGTGGTAGTACCATTTACCGACTGGGATGTAGAATTATTGCGGGGTTTATCCAGTTTGGTCGGTATAGCGATCGAGCGGCAGGAATTGATGAACAAAATCTATGAATGA
- a CDS encoding inositol monophosphatase produces the protein MNDRDPQILLDIATLAAMAGGQVLKKYWGKLRRIEEKAPGDLVTVADHESETAILEVLNRYFPGHAILAEESGIQGNKDSAILWVIDPLDGTTNFAHQYPMSSVSIGVLVEGVPTVGAIYDPFRDELFVGGLGLGAFVEYQGERCPIHVSNCRELKHSLLVTGFAYDRTRTIDNNYAEFCHFTHISHGVRRGGSAALDLAYIAAGRLDGYWERGLSPWDMAAGVALVRSAGGIVTAYDGSPYDLYSGRILAANPYLHPQMVEELAKVKPLTQSFPFS, from the coding sequence ATGAATGACAGAGACCCCCAAATTTTACTGGATATAGCCACTCTCGCGGCAATGGCAGGGGGGCAAGTTTTGAAAAAGTATTGGGGCAAATTGCGGCGCATTGAGGAAAAAGCACCTGGCGACCTGGTAACAGTTGCCGATCACGAATCAGAAACTGCCATCCTAGAGGTGCTCAACCGCTATTTCCCTGGGCATGCAATTTTGGCAGAGGAGTCGGGCATCCAGGGCAACAAGGACAGTGCTATTTTATGGGTGATCGATCCCCTAGACGGAACAACCAATTTTGCCCACCAGTACCCTATGTCTTCTGTCTCCATTGGTGTTTTGGTAGAGGGAGTCCCCACAGTCGGAGCTATCTATGACCCCTTTCGGGATGAACTGTTTGTGGGGGGACTGGGCTTAGGCGCGTTCGTGGAATACCAGGGAGAGCGCTGCCCAATTCATGTTTCCAATTGTCGGGAACTCAAACACAGCCTCCTAGTCACAGGATTTGCCTACGACCGCACCAGAACGATCGATAACAACTATGCCGAATTTTGCCACTTTACCCATATCAGTCACGGGGTGAGGCGGGGCGGTTCCGCTGCTCTTGATTTAGCCTACATTGCGGCAGGCAGATTAGATGGTTACTGGGAGCGGGGTTTATCCCCCTGGGACATGGCAGCAGGTGTTGCCCTAGTTAGGAGTGCTGGTGGCATAGTGACTGCCTACGATGGTTCCCCCTACGACCTTTACTCAGGCAGGATTTTGGCAGCCAATCCCTACCTCCATCCCCAGATGGTAGAAGAACTTGCTAAAGTCAAGCCCCTAACCCAGTCATTTCCCTTTAGTTAA
- a CDS encoding pentapeptide repeat-containing protein, translated as MKGKTVTVVIAALIGAAPHVPAQNAEHLRYFLTHRECQRCELSKIDVSGADLKGAFLNGTNLSMSRLSNVNLFNAELTDVDLRMSTLQDANLRNSVLVGADLLSANLVNANIRNSRLKYANMARARLDNANLMEAELVYANLSNAELPKANLRNSILYRAKLVGANLEGADLYSANLEEADLRGANLQDADLSRANLSNANLDGANLKGANLCNATLPGGELSKQGCPLGG; from the coding sequence ATGAAAGGAAAAACCGTAACCGTTGTAATAGCGGCATTAATTGGCGCTGCCCCCCATGTACCAGCCCAGAATGCGGAGCACCTACGCTACTTTTTAACCCATCGGGAGTGCCAGCGCTGCGAACTGAGCAAGATCGATGTCAGTGGAGCCGACCTGAAGGGAGCATTTCTCAATGGCACAAACTTGAGCATGAGCCGTCTTAGCAATGTTAACCTATTCAACGCCGAACTGACAGATGTCGACCTGAGAATGTCCACCCTCCAGGATGCCAATCTCCGCAACTCTGTCCTGGTGGGAGCTGACCTACTGAGCGCCAATCTGGTCAATGCCAATATCCGCAATAGCCGCTTGAAGTACGCCAACATGGCCCGCGCGCGCCTAGACAATGCCAATCTTATGGAGGCAGAATTGGTCTATGCTAACTTGAGCAACGCCGAGCTACCCAAGGCAAACCTACGCAATTCTATCCTCTACCGTGCCAAACTAGTGGGAGCCAACCTAGAGGGAGCTGACCTGTACAGTGCCAATCTGGAAGAAGCTGACCTACGGGGTGCCAACCTGCAGGATGCCGATCTCTCCCGCGCTAACCTCAGTAATGCCAATCTCGATGGCGCTAACCTCAAGGGGGCAAACCTCTGTAACGCCACGCTGCCAGGAGGTGAGCTATCTAAACAAGGCTGCCCCCTAGGGGGATAA